A region from the Bactrocera dorsalis isolate Fly_Bdor chromosome 1, ASM2337382v1, whole genome shotgun sequence genome encodes:
- the LOC125775598 gene encoding uncharacterized protein LOC125775598: protein MIVKIPGCTEVSAEDVGEWMACDTSDPGFQILNDDEIVVSVREDVEVEVEEELSADVEVDAGPSASEAFAGLETALKWMERQPECDHLQLLTIKRIRDLAARKRLKSAKQLTLTEMFKKQ from the coding sequence atgattGTAAAAATTCCTGGTTGTACAGAAGTAAGTGCTGAAGATGTAGGagagtggatggcttgtgacacgtctgaccctggttttcaaattctcaatgacgatgaaattgttgtaagtgtgagagaagatgttgaagtggaagtggaagaagaactttctgctgatgttgaagtagacgctggaccatcagctagtgaagcatttgccggcctcgagactgctttgaagtggatggaGCGTCAGCCCGAGTGTGACCACTTACAACTGCTCACCATCAAGCGAATACGTGACCTGGCTGCCCGAAAACGGTTGAAGTCCGCCAAACAGCTTACAttgacggagatgtttaaaaaacaatga